In Gigantopelta aegis isolate Gae_Host chromosome 14, Gae_host_genome, whole genome shotgun sequence, the following proteins share a genomic window:
- the LOC121389214 gene encoding suppressor of tumorigenicity 14 protein homolog, which produces MAANDREPITLTLTNMTSQTRQVKYCILEVTSDPGHLLTLQIFYVPHNRSSVNCSRDYVHVGNDEQTIDKDTMTSYKYCERTLEEEVVSRDNYLWVVFRMSVTPTLLKLKVKAQEPVKCNSSHFRCSPVQCVSRSRVCDGKIDCRNARDEYCQTKASSLEDTTPCFRCKDGTCINPQLQRYHANWGVKLWYLCDGYSHCPDGTDERKDICFRLKGRLNSVFRCVPKDLKFGPKTSVLMWNTILCNNRKECFQGEDERVKKCFKKREKRRRLKEMRPEIRNVPSVRTELRNAEPHELIGLNNGENDFDAFGIRQTTV; this is translated from the exons ATGGCAGCCAACGACAGAGAACCAATCACACTCACGCTAACAAATATGACGTCACAAACAAGGCAGGTTAAATACTGCATCCTGGAAGTGACGTCAGATCCGGGTCATCTACTGACGCTCCAGATATTCTATGTTCCACACAACAGGTCATCGGTGAACTGTTCAAGGGACTACGTGCACGTGGGGAACGACGAGCAGACGATAGACAAAGACACGATGACGTCATACAAATATTGCGAGAGAACTCTGGAGGAGGAGGTGGTTTCCAGGGACAACTATTTGTGGGTGGTGTTCAGAATGTCAGTCACCCCAACTCTGTTAAAACTGAAAGTGAAAGCACAAGAACCTG TTAAATGCAATTCTTCACACTTCCGGTGTTCTCCTGTGCAATGTGTTTCAAGGAGCCGTGTTTGTGACGGTAAAATTGATTGCAGAAATGCGAGAGATGAATATTGTCAAACCAAAG CGTCTAGTCTTGAAGACACAACACCGTGTTTCAGATGCAAAGACGGGACGTGTATCAACCCACAGCTACAGAGGTACCACGCGAACTGGGGCGTCAAGTTGTGGTACCTTTGTGATGGGTACAGTCACTGTCCAGATGGAACGGACGAACGCAAAG ATATATGCTTTCGACTGAAGGGAAGACTGAATTCCGTTTTCCGATGTGTGCCGAAAGACCTGAAGTTCGGGCCAAAGACAAGTGTACTTATGTGGAACACCATTTTGTGTAATAATAGAAAGGAATGTTTCCAAGGCGAAGATGAAcgtgtaaaaaaatgttttaaaaaacgcG AAAAACGTCGACGATTAAAAGAAATGAGACCAGAAATCCGAAACGTGCCATCAGTCCGGACTGAACTGAGGAATGCCGAACCACATGAGTTGATCGGTCTAAACAACGGTGAAAATGACTTTGACGCCTTTGGGATCAGACAAACCACAGTATGA